One Gemmatimonadota bacterium genomic region harbors:
- a CDS encoding PAS domain-containing protein has translation MQAVILEANLAAADFYGAQPAALVGRPVASLWAEPTALDDLLELGATIGVHLTEVVHRQLSGDTRPVELYLSPMPHRRVHVIVHDTSERARAEQRARELHAERVARAVTQQAADEWQATFDAISQPIFVLDGQARLQRGNRAAAALRGAAPGLPNGVTLGDVARSPFWASLAQVATERQLGRQLADEAGRTWSASAVASSDDQRVILVLQELTALLDLQYEVQRRETMARMGELVAGVAHEVRNPLFAISSLLDAARHRLAAQPDFARMAPMLDAQVQRLSDLMRDLLDYGRPAALERRPTPLAELAHAAELALAPLAASAGVRLRWQLGANGDRVVEVDRVRFGQLLVNLGANAIQHAPRDSEVTLSAREGDATVELEVSDRGPGFPPDVLPHVFEPFVTRRPGGTGLGLAIAHRVAHQHGAKIQAGNRVDANGVVQGAVVTLHVPATPLPVPT, from the coding sequence GTGCAGGCGGTAATCCTGGAGGCGAACCTCGCGGCCGCCGACTTTTACGGCGCCCAGCCGGCCGCGCTCGTTGGGCGCCCGGTCGCCAGCCTCTGGGCGGAACCGACGGCGCTCGATGACCTGCTCGAGCTCGGCGCCACTATTGGGGTCCACCTGACCGAAGTGGTCCATCGGCAGCTCTCCGGCGACACCCGACCGGTCGAGCTGTACCTCTCACCGATGCCGCACCGCCGCGTGCACGTCATTGTGCACGACACGTCGGAACGCGCGCGTGCGGAACAACGCGCCCGCGAGCTGCATGCCGAGCGCGTGGCGCGCGCGGTGACGCAGCAGGCGGCCGACGAGTGGCAGGCCACCTTCGACGCCATCTCCCAGCCGATCTTCGTCCTGGATGGTCAGGCGAGACTACAGCGCGGTAACCGCGCCGCAGCCGCACTGCGCGGCGCGGCCCCTGGTCTCCCGAATGGCGTCACCCTCGGGGACGTGGCCCGTTCGCCGTTCTGGGCGTCGCTCGCGCAGGTGGCTACGGAACGTCAGCTCGGTCGCCAGCTGGCCGACGAAGCAGGGCGCACGTGGTCCGCCAGCGCCGTGGCCAGCAGTGACGACCAGCGGGTCATCCTCGTGCTGCAGGAGCTCACCGCCCTGCTCGACCTGCAATATGAGGTGCAGCGCCGCGAGACGATGGCGCGCATGGGTGAGCTGGTGGCGGGGGTCGCGCACGAGGTGCGCAATCCGTTGTTTGCCATCTCGTCGCTCCTGGACGCGGCGCGACACCGGCTGGCGGCGCAGCCGGACTTCGCACGGATGGCCCCCATGCTCGATGCCCAGGTCCAGCGCCTGTCGGACCTGATGCGCGACCTCCTCGACTACGGCCGGCCGGCGGCGCTCGAACGACGCCCGACCCCGCTCGCCGAACTTGCGCACGCAGCCGAGCTGGCCCTGGCGCCGCTGGCGGCCTCGGCGGGGGTCCGCCTCCGGTGGCAGCTCGGGGCGAACGGCGACCGGGTTGTGGAGGTCGATCGGGTGCGATTCGGGCAGCTGCTCGTGAACCTCGGCGCCAACGCCATCCAGCATGCGCCGAGGGATAGTGAGGTCACCCTGTCTGCCCGCGAGGGGGATGCGACGGTCGAACTGGAGGTCAGCGACCGCGGGCCCGGCTTCCCGCCGGACGTGCTCCCGCACGTGTTCGAGCCCTTTGTTACCCGCCGGCCGGGGGGGACCGGTCTCGGACTGGCGATTGCGCACCGCGTCGCCCACCAGCATGGTGCTAAGATTCAGGCCGGGAACCGGGTCGATGCCAATGGCGTGGTGCAGGGGGCGGTGGTGACCCTGCACGTTCCTGCCACCCCCCTCCCCGTGCCCACGTGA
- a CDS encoding sigma-54-dependent Fis family transcriptional regulator encodes MTTPRLLLIEDDPVIRFAVRDFMEANGYSVTEAASAGEGERIFERERPTVVVSDYKLPDATAIDLLPRLRATSATTPIIVLTGHGSVELAVQAMREGAEDFLTKPVSLPTLLVVIERAMERQRERQQRMARQVRRERAPLDPFLGTSAAIQRLRDQAVRVAETDRPVLLRGETGSGKGVLTRWIHENSPRRDEPIVDLNCASLPRELLESELFGYERGAFTGAVTAKLGLVELANRGTLFLDEIGDMELSLQPKMLKVVEDQVFRRVGAVKDRQVNVRLVAATHQDLPVLVSDGRFRGDLYFRISTLPLYVPPLRERVEDIPLIARRLLDRLANEIGGVSIDLSPEARRALESHDWPGNIREMRNVLERAVLLGSRTEVRASDLFFDVRGRTPDAVPSDSDTLTLEDVQRRHIIRALELANGRVDVAASRLGVPRSTLYQRLKAMQIVAARPGGASPSKEKE; translated from the coding sequence GTGACCACGCCCCGCCTGCTCCTCATCGAGGACGATCCGGTTATCCGGTTCGCCGTTCGCGACTTCATGGAAGCCAATGGCTATTCCGTGACCGAGGCCGCGAGCGCGGGCGAGGGCGAACGGATCTTCGAGCGTGAGCGGCCCACGGTGGTGGTGTCGGACTACAAGCTTCCGGATGCGACGGCGATCGACCTGCTCCCGCGCCTTCGCGCGACGAGCGCGACCACGCCGATCATTGTGTTGACCGGTCATGGATCCGTGGAGTTGGCCGTCCAGGCGATGCGAGAGGGCGCCGAGGACTTCCTCACGAAACCGGTTTCGCTCCCCACGCTGCTGGTCGTCATCGAGCGAGCGATGGAACGTCAGCGTGAGCGGCAGCAGCGCATGGCGCGTCAGGTCAGGCGCGAGCGAGCGCCCCTGGATCCGTTCCTGGGGACTTCGGCGGCCATTCAGCGCCTCCGGGACCAGGCGGTTCGGGTCGCGGAGACCGATCGGCCCGTCCTGCTCCGCGGGGAAACCGGGTCCGGCAAGGGAGTGCTCACACGCTGGATTCACGAGAACAGTCCTCGGCGCGATGAGCCTATCGTCGACTTGAACTGCGCGTCGCTCCCGCGGGAGCTGCTGGAGAGCGAGCTGTTCGGCTACGAACGAGGCGCGTTTACTGGCGCGGTCACCGCGAAGCTTGGCCTCGTTGAGCTGGCGAACCGTGGCACGCTCTTCCTCGACGAGATCGGCGACATGGAGTTGTCGCTCCAACCCAAGATGCTCAAGGTGGTCGAGGACCAGGTCTTCCGCCGGGTCGGGGCCGTCAAGGATCGGCAGGTCAACGTTCGCCTGGTGGCGGCCACGCACCAGGATCTTCCCGTGCTCGTGTCCGATGGGCGGTTCCGCGGTGACCTGTACTTCCGAATCAGCACCCTGCCGCTGTACGTGCCACCGTTGCGCGAACGGGTGGAGGATATCCCGCTCATCGCGCGACGACTGTTGGACCGCCTCGCGAACGAGATCGGGGGCGTGAGCATCGACCTTTCCCCGGAGGCACGGCGCGCCCTCGAGTCCCACGACTGGCCCGGCAACATCCGCGAAATGCGCAACGTCCTGGAGCGCGCGGTCCTCCTGGGATCCCGCACCGAAGTCCGCGCCAGTGACCTGTTTTTCGATGTCCGAGGTCGTACCCCGGACGCCGTGCCGAGCGACTCGGACACCTTGACGCTGGAAGATGTCCAGCGGCGGCACATTATTCGCGCACTGGAACTGGCCAACGGGCGCGTGGATGTGGCAGCTTCGCGCCTGGGCGTTCCGCGCTCGACCCTGTACCAGCGATTGAAGGCGATGCAGATCGTGGCGGCGCGCCCCGGTGGTGCCTCGCCTTCCAAAGAAAAGGAGTGA
- a CDS encoding GTP-binding protein, protein MLGATGVGKTSLVRRFVESLFSERYQATIGVKIDRRLVELDGQQVSLLLWDLQGEDDLQRVRLSYLRGASGLIYVADGTRPETLDTARSIQAGAIETIGTVPSLLLVNKSDLTADWRVDDATIATRGPEGVAVLRTSAREGTNVEAGFEHLVRTIGL, encoded by the coding sequence ATGCTCGGCGCCACCGGGGTGGGCAAGACATCCCTCGTCAGGCGCTTCGTTGAAAGCCTCTTCTCCGAGCGATATCAGGCCACCATTGGCGTAAAGATCGATCGGCGGCTGGTGGAGCTGGACGGGCAGCAGGTGAGTCTCCTGTTGTGGGACCTTCAGGGAGAGGATGACCTCCAGCGCGTCCGCCTGTCGTATCTGCGGGGAGCCTCCGGCCTGATTTACGTGGCAGACGGGACGCGCCCCGAGACCCTGGACACCGCCCGGTCGATTCAGGCCGGCGCCATCGAGACCATTGGTACCGTGCCCTCGCTTCTCCTCGTCAACAAGAGCGACCTGACCGCAGATTGGCGCGTTGACGACGCGACGATCGCGACCCGCGGACCCGAGGGCGTCGCCGTTCTTCGGACGTCGGCGCGTGAAGGCACCAACGTCGAAGCAGGATTCGAACACCTCGTGCGGACGATCGGGCTCTAG
- a CDS encoding aminotransferase class IV encodes MSIIYLNGQFLPRANATLAIDDRGFIFGDGVYEVTRVVKGALFESGRHLRRLARGLADLRLQPEESLADIEAISMRLIAENGLTDGEGTVYLQVTRGAAPRTHHFPPAGTRCTVYMSAQKFVVPHDKRATGVSCVTYPDIRWSRCDIKTVNLIPAVLAKQHAVDNGVFEAIFVRDGAITEGSHTNCFGVIDGELRTYPASNYILGGVTRDVTIDLAHELGIPFEARPFHVQDLPRLEEFFVTGTTTDVMPVVQLDGKPVGNGRPGAITMRLYEAMARRLYGSA; translated from the coding sequence ATGTCCATCATCTACCTGAACGGCCAGTTCCTCCCCCGCGCCAACGCCACGCTCGCCATTGACGACCGCGGATTCATCTTTGGCGACGGTGTCTATGAAGTGACACGCGTGGTCAAGGGCGCCCTGTTCGAGTCGGGGCGCCACCTCCGGCGCCTCGCCCGTGGGCTGGCAGACCTGCGACTGCAGCCCGAGGAGAGCCTCGCCGACATCGAGGCGATCTCGATGCGCCTGATCGCCGAGAACGGGCTCACGGACGGCGAAGGGACCGTGTACCTGCAGGTCACGCGCGGGGCGGCACCGCGCACGCACCACTTTCCGCCGGCGGGGACCCGCTGCACGGTGTACATGTCGGCCCAGAAGTTCGTGGTGCCGCACGACAAGCGGGCGACCGGCGTGTCCTGCGTGACCTACCCCGACATCCGCTGGTCGCGCTGCGACATCAAGACGGTCAACCTGATTCCCGCCGTCCTGGCGAAGCAACATGCCGTGGACAACGGCGTCTTCGAAGCGATCTTCGTTCGCGATGGCGCGATCACGGAAGGCTCCCACACCAACTGTTTTGGCGTGATCGACGGGGAGCTGCGCACCTATCCGGCGTCGAACTACATCCTCGGCGGGGTCACGCGCGACGTGACGATCGACCTGGCACACGAGTTGGGGATCCCGTTCGAGGCCCGTCCGTTCCACGTGCAGGACTTGCCCCGTCTGGAGGAGTTCTTCGTGACCGGGACGACAACCGACGTGATGCCGGTCGTGCAACTTGATGGAAAGCCCGTGGGTAACGGACGCCCCGGGGCGATCACTATGCGCCTGTACGAAGCCATGGCGCGTCGCCTCTACGGGAGCGCCTGA
- a CDS encoding asparaginase, with product MRWTRSAADGRRPRRSVFVGALLSLPLLGAGGRELAAQAAAVPRVHVIATGGTISNLGTGRRTGDELVTAIPALAQHARVTVEQFANVASGSITEAMWRGMAKRMADLQAGPDAPAGFVVTHGTDTMEETAYFFSLTVGGCTPVIVTGAMRQANAVGADGPANLLNAVRVAASAGARGRGAMVLMNDEIFAARDVTKSNTTRLNAFTAPDAGVLGLADPDVIVWHRPGPDNATTCRRATFDVATIGDFPRVDVVLAHIGADSVFIEAAVAAGAKGLVVGGVGRGGSTPAQSRALQRARQRGVVVATSNRTGSGRVGSAPASRLDSLPPGAGADIGTAELNPQKARILLMLALAAKYRPADIARLFELR from the coding sequence ATGCGATGGACGCGGAGCGCCGCGGACGGGCGTCGGCCGAGAAGATCGGTGTTCGTCGGCGCCCTCCTGTCGCTGCCCCTGTTGGGGGCCGGGGGGAGGGAATTGGCGGCGCAGGCAGCGGCCGTGCCGCGGGTGCATGTCATCGCCACGGGCGGGACCATCTCGAACCTCGGCACCGGGCGCCGTACCGGCGACGAATTGGTCACCGCGATCCCGGCACTCGCGCAACATGCGCGCGTGACCGTTGAGCAGTTCGCCAACGTGGCGTCGGGATCGATCACCGAGGCGATGTGGCGAGGGATGGCGAAGCGCATGGCGGACCTCCAGGCCGGGCCCGATGCGCCGGCAGGGTTTGTCGTCACCCATGGGACGGACACCATGGAGGAGACGGCGTATTTCTTCTCGCTGACGGTCGGCGGATGCACGCCGGTGATCGTGACAGGGGCCATGCGCCAGGCGAACGCGGTGGGTGCAGATGGACCGGCCAACCTGTTGAATGCCGTTCGTGTGGCGGCGTCGGCAGGGGCGCGCGGCAGGGGCGCGATGGTGCTCATGAACGACGAGATCTTCGCTGCGCGGGACGTGACCAAGTCCAACACGACCCGCCTGAACGCCTTTACCGCGCCGGACGCAGGGGTCCTCGGGCTGGCCGACCCCGACGTGATCGTCTGGCATCGCCCGGGCCCGGACAACGCGACAACGTGTCGACGGGCCACGTTTGATGTGGCGACGATCGGCGACTTCCCACGGGTGGACGTGGTCCTCGCCCACATCGGTGCCGATTCGGTCTTCATCGAGGCCGCAGTGGCTGCCGGCGCAAAGGGGTTGGTGGTGGGTGGAGTCGGCCGCGGGGGCAGCACACCGGCCCAGTCGCGGGCCTTGCAGCGCGCGCGCCAACGCGGCGTCGTCGTCGCCACATCCAACCGCACCGGCAGTGGTCGTGTAGGGTCAGCCCCCGCATCCCGCCTGGATTCCCTGCCGCCCGGGGCCGGCGCCGACATCGGCACCGCCGAGCTCAACCCACAGAAAGCGCGCATCCTGCTGATGTTGGCCCTCGCCGCGAAGTACCGTCCCGCCGATATCGCCCGCCTGTTCGAGCTGCGCTGA
- a CDS encoding M20/M25/M40 family metallo-hydrolase, whose protein sequence is MRLTVLALAASSLAVPAQTPQPPTGNTAVSAALESIKRENAWTLQQQVSICEIPAPPFKEQVRGQEVVRRFKEHGLQNVRVDAEGNVIGERPGSGNGPTVVLSGHLDTVFPEGTDVKVKLEGGRYRGPGIGDDCRGLATILAVARAMKDANVTYPGKVLFVATVGEEGPGNLRGVRHFFKNPPEKIDFFISVDGTGLGLTTGAVGSHRYLVQFQGPGGHSYGAFGMPNPIHAMGRAIAKVSDFQVPRSPRTTFNVGIVTGGTSVNTISPLGAMEVDLRSESPEELLAVDTKLKNAVQQAVDEENARAPDHPGKVTVKWIDMGIRPAVLVNNESFVARAALAAGKALGFTAETGASSTDANYPMSLGIPSITIDGGGIGRGAHSIAESYEDGPEGWKGPQWALLTTVTLAGLGRTAGVVP, encoded by the coding sequence ATGCGCCTGACCGTCCTTGCCCTCGCGGCCTCTTCCCTCGCCGTCCCCGCCCAAACGCCCCAGCCGCCCACCGGCAATACCGCCGTCTCGGCCGCGCTCGAGTCCATCAAGCGCGAGAACGCCTGGACCCTCCAGCAGCAGGTCTCCATCTGCGAGATCCCCGCGCCTCCGTTCAAGGAACAGGTCCGCGGCCAGGAGGTCGTGCGACGCTTCAAGGAGCACGGGCTCCAGAATGTGCGCGTCGACGCGGAAGGGAATGTCATTGGCGAGCGTCCGGGCTCGGGAAATGGTCCCACCGTCGTCCTCTCCGGTCACCTCGATACCGTCTTCCCTGAAGGGACGGACGTGAAGGTCAAGCTCGAGGGCGGGCGATATCGCGGTCCCGGCATCGGAGACGACTGCCGCGGGCTGGCCACCATCCTCGCCGTGGCGCGGGCGATGAAAGACGCCAACGTCACCTACCCCGGCAAAGTGTTGTTTGTCGCGACCGTCGGTGAGGAAGGACCCGGCAACCTGCGAGGCGTCCGCCATTTCTTCAAGAACCCGCCCGAGAAGATCGACTTCTTCATCTCCGTGGACGGGACCGGCCTCGGCCTCACCACCGGCGCCGTCGGCAGCCATCGCTACCTGGTGCAGTTCCAGGGGCCGGGCGGCCATTCGTATGGTGCCTTCGGCATGCCCAATCCCATTCATGCCATGGGCCGCGCGATTGCCAAGGTCTCCGACTTCCAGGTCCCGCGGTCCCCGCGCACGACCTTCAACGTCGGGATCGTCACCGGCGGCACGTCGGTGAACACGATCTCCCCGCTCGGCGCCATGGAAGTCGACCTCCGCTCGGAGTCGCCGGAAGAACTTCTCGCCGTCGACACCAAACTGAAAAATGCTGTCCAGCAGGCTGTGGACGAGGAAAACGCGCGGGCGCCGGATCACCCCGGCAAGGTGACCGTGAAGTGGATCGACATGGGCATCCGGCCCGCCGTCCTGGTCAACAACGAGTCGTTCGTGGCCCGTGCCGCCCTCGCCGCTGGCAAGGCCCTCGGCTTTACCGCCGAGACCGGGGCATCCTCGACCGACGCGAACTACCCGATGAGCCTCGGGATCCCGAGCATCACGATCGACGGTGGCGGGATTGGGCGAGGCGCCCACTCCATCGCCGAGTCCTACGAGGATGGCCCCGAGGGCTGGAAGGGACCGCAGTGGGCCCTGCTGACCACGGTCACGCTCGCGGGACTTGGGCGCACGGCGGGCGTAGTGCCCTGA
- a CDS encoding response regulator, whose translation MAPVSSVASDTDGLWYFEFDPPVPTDLDLEAQVAWILQHGRLTGCSDGLARMYGYHRAAEFAGTSIRDMLVDADQNADMIRDFVRSGYRLDGVESVERHAQGDVRRFLNHGTGIVRDGHLVASFGTQTDVAARLALEAQIRQADTVAALNRLAGGVAHDFNNLLTTILTSVDMLEEQLEPAHAAMQDSAEIRRAARRGAELTRQLLALSQQQVLVPRPIDLNLVVRRALAAFRRTVREEIDVREITLPEAAIATVDGDELEQVLVGLVNYAAESIPARGVIELAVELVHVPEPRAGTPDTLGAGTWVAITMTDSGPPFAVGVGTHLFEPFFGIALAESASGMALATLRGFARQSGGAVQLHPPATGRRLSAYFPASASAGVVETRGDRTSPSSGTVLLAEDEPTVRLLMKRVLQRAGFVVLVASDGDEALDLSRGYAGPIDLLVTDVIMPGMGGGELSRRLRQERPGLRVLHVSGYTAGALRQNEALEDGAAFLQKPFTPRALVSRVVEVMGERVGE comes from the coding sequence GTGGCGCCGGTCAGCTCGGTCGCGAGTGACACCGACGGCCTCTGGTATTTCGAGTTTGACCCGCCCGTGCCTACCGACCTCGACCTTGAAGCACAGGTCGCATGGATCCTGCAACACGGGCGGCTCACCGGCTGCAGCGACGGACTCGCGCGGATGTACGGGTACCATCGTGCGGCAGAGTTCGCCGGGACATCGATCCGCGATATGCTCGTGGACGCTGACCAGAACGCGGACATGATCCGTGACTTCGTGCGCAGCGGCTACCGGCTCGACGGCGTGGAATCGGTCGAGCGTCACGCCCAGGGCGACGTGCGCCGCTTCCTCAACCACGGGACCGGCATCGTCCGGGACGGACACCTGGTCGCGTCGTTTGGGACCCAAACCGATGTTGCTGCGCGCCTGGCCCTCGAGGCCCAGATCCGGCAGGCCGACACGGTCGCGGCGCTCAATCGACTTGCCGGCGGCGTCGCGCACGACTTCAACAACCTGTTGACGACGATCCTGACGTCGGTCGACATGCTCGAAGAACAGCTGGAGCCCGCACATGCGGCGATGCAGGACTCGGCGGAGATCCGTCGCGCGGCGCGCCGCGGCGCGGAGCTGACGCGCCAGTTGCTCGCGCTCAGTCAACAACAGGTGCTCGTCCCGCGACCGATCGACCTCAACCTGGTCGTCCGACGGGCGCTGGCCGCCTTCCGGCGCACGGTCCGCGAGGAAATCGACGTACGCGAGATCACGCTCCCCGAAGCGGCGATCGCGACGGTCGACGGCGACGAACTGGAGCAGGTCCTGGTGGGACTCGTCAACTATGCGGCCGAGTCCATTCCCGCACGTGGGGTCATCGAGCTGGCGGTCGAGCTTGTCCATGTGCCCGAACCGCGCGCGGGAACGCCCGATACACTCGGTGCGGGCACCTGGGTCGCGATCACCATGACAGACAGCGGACCACCGTTCGCCGTCGGCGTGGGCACGCATCTCTTCGAGCCGTTCTTTGGGATCGCCCTCGCCGAGTCGGCGTCGGGGATGGCCCTGGCCACCCTGCGTGGATTCGCCCGGCAGTCGGGCGGCGCGGTGCAACTTCACCCCCCGGCCACGGGACGACGGCTGAGCGCCTACTTCCCGGCCTCCGCATCTGCCGGTGTCGTGGAAACCCGCGGCGATCGCACATCCCCGTCGAGTGGCACTGTGCTCCTGGCGGAGGACGAGCCGACGGTGCGCCTGCTCATGAAGCGCGTGCTGCAGCGCGCGGGTTTCGTGGTACTCGTCGCCTCTGACGGTGACGAGGCGTTGGACCTCTCGCGTGGGTACGCTGGCCCGATCGACTTGCTCGTGACCGACGTGATCATGCCGGGCATGGGTGGCGGCGAGCTGTCACGACGCTTGCGGCAGGAGCGCCCGGGACTGCGCGTCCTGCACGTCTCGGGCTACACGGCCGGCGCGCTTCGCCAGAACGAGGCACTGGAAGACGGCGCCGCCTTCCTTCAGAAGCCGTTCACCCCTCGCGCCCTGGTGTCGCGGGTCGTCGAAGTCATGGGGGAACGGGTCGGCGAATAA
- a CDS encoding DEAD/DEAH box helicase: MSRTHSSLTDPLPRAIPSAREVPGVGAGRRAAYLIDLDATATRSDGVVIVLGVEHQDAHGAWGPPEPVGGVVRHSGAPDALEREFAQVLPNVARDAPAAPGQVIVPPERFGTTLRHMLASGRGRVHFTSDGPYHAIRWDDAAPWEIEVVVTPDRDRERFAVEAFFVRDTERVPVSTASALVRGGLFLVDDTLHRYVDDGRFPVLLAFGTRARYMVSPNALLGVLGELHTLPRLPLLTLPDGHTLSPVAALPTPRVRVRRIRDEDAGTERLEATLAFDYAGETVDAADPRASVFDRATNQLLQRSREAEAAAREAALAAGLREQEEAALRLPDRKAADIATALRGQGFLVEMDGALLHTELEIDLRVASGIDWFDVHGNASFDGTSVAWPELLKAARTGDRFVTLADGSVGLVPDEWMRRLSFLTATGAVADGRVRYRSAQAGVLDALLANVPRVDVDAQFARVREALEHFRTVEPQDAPPGFRGELRPYQREGLGWLSFLQQLGFGGCLADDMGLGKTIQALALLEDRRTAGGGPSLVVVPNSLVFNWQQEAARFTPELQVLAHVGAGRSRDPRAMANANVVLTTYGILRRDAAFLARVPFDYVILDEAQAIKNASTASARAARVLKARHRLAMTGTPVENRLAELWSLFEFLNPGVLGASGRLVGALRAAAPEPGGTADPEALDLLSRALRPYILRRTKAQVAPELPQRVEQTVFVDLREDDRRRYDELRDHYRSTLLGRIETEGMGRAKVHVLEALLRLRQTACHPGLVNPGFAGAGSAKLDVLEESVLEVVEEGHKVLVFSQFTSLLAIVRQHFDRAGLVYEYLDGQTRDREARVTRFQEDPDCHVFLISLKAGGLGLNLTAADYVFLLDPWWNPAVEAQAIDRAHRIGQTRPVMATRLIARDTVEEKVLQLQERKRDLADAILRAEDGPLSSLTREDLELLLT, translated from the coding sequence GTGTCGCGAACGCATTCCTCCCTGACCGATCCCCTTCCGCGCGCCATCCCCAGCGCGCGGGAGGTGCCCGGCGTGGGCGCAGGTCGGCGGGCCGCATATCTGATCGACCTGGACGCGACCGCTACCCGTTCGGACGGCGTCGTGATCGTCCTGGGCGTCGAACACCAGGATGCCCACGGCGCCTGGGGTCCGCCGGAGCCCGTCGGCGGCGTCGTGCGTCACTCCGGCGCCCCGGATGCCCTCGAACGGGAGTTCGCCCAGGTCCTTCCCAACGTCGCGCGCGATGCCCCGGCAGCTCCGGGGCAGGTGATCGTCCCGCCTGAACGCTTCGGGACCACGCTGCGGCACATGCTCGCCTCGGGACGCGGACGGGTGCACTTCACCAGCGACGGACCCTATCACGCCATTCGGTGGGACGATGCCGCGCCCTGGGAAATCGAGGTGGTTGTCACACCGGACCGGGACCGCGAGCGCTTTGCCGTCGAAGCGTTCTTTGTCCGCGACACGGAGCGCGTCCCCGTGTCCACGGCGTCGGCGTTGGTTCGGGGCGGCCTGTTCCTGGTGGATGACACGCTCCATCGGTATGTCGATGACGGCCGCTTTCCGGTGCTGCTCGCGTTCGGGACTCGCGCTCGCTACATGGTCTCCCCCAACGCCCTCCTCGGCGTGCTGGGTGAACTCCATACGCTGCCCCGCCTTCCACTCTTGACCCTCCCTGACGGGCACACCTTGTCGCCCGTCGCCGCCCTGCCCACACCTCGCGTGCGGGTGCGACGCATTCGCGACGAGGATGCCGGGACCGAGCGGCTGGAGGCCACGTTGGCCTTTGACTACGCCGGAGAAACGGTCGACGCCGCGGATCCGCGGGCATCGGTCTTCGACCGGGCGACCAACCAGCTACTGCAGCGCTCGCGTGAGGCCGAAGCAGCGGCACGCGAGGCGGCCCTCGCCGCCGGCCTTCGGGAGCAGGAGGAAGCCGCCCTTCGCCTGCCAGATCGCAAGGCGGCGGACATCGCCACGGCGCTCCGTGGGCAAGGGTTCCTCGTCGAGATGGATGGCGCCCTGCTGCACACCGAACTCGAGATCGACCTCCGGGTGGCGAGCGGCATCGATTGGTTCGATGTCCACGGCAATGCGTCATTCGATGGCACCTCGGTCGCCTGGCCGGAACTGCTGAAGGCCGCCCGGACCGGGGACCGCTTCGTCACCCTCGCCGATGGCTCCGTCGGCCTGGTGCCTGACGAGTGGATGCGCCGTCTCTCCTTCCTCACGGCGACCGGGGCCGTGGCCGATGGTCGCGTCCGGTATCGGAGTGCCCAGGCCGGAGTGTTGGACGCCTTGCTGGCGAACGTGCCGCGCGTGGATGTGGACGCGCAGTTCGCCCGTGTCCGGGAAGCGTTGGAACATTTTCGCACCGTCGAGCCGCAGGATGCCCCCCCGGGATTTCGCGGCGAGCTGCGCCCGTACCAGCGGGAGGGGCTCGGCTGGTTGTCCTTCCTTCAGCAGTTGGGCTTTGGTGGATGCCTCGCGGACGACATGGGGCTCGGCAAGACCATCCAGGCGCTGGCACTCCTCGAGGATCGCCGCACGGCGGGTGGCGGTCCCTCGCTCGTTGTGGTACCGAACTCCCTCGTGTTCAACTGGCAGCAGGAAGCCGCCCGGTTCACGCCGGAGCTCCAGGTGCTTGCGCACGTTGGTGCGGGCCGGTCGCGGGACCCGCGGGCCATGGCCAATGCGAACGTGGTCCTGACCACCTATGGGATCCTGCGTCGCGATGCGGCCTTCCTGGCGCGGGTGCCGTTTGACTACGTGATCCTCGATGAAGCGCAAGCGATCAAGAATGCGTCCACGGCGAGCGCCCGGGCCGCGCGCGTCCTCAAGGCGCGGCATCGCCTCGCGATGACTGGCACGCCCGTCGAGAATCGCCTCGCCGAGTTGTGGAGCCTGTTCGAGTTCCTGAACCCGGGGGTGTTGGGTGCATCCGGCCGGTTGGTGGGCGCCTTGCGCGCCGCAGCGCCCGAGCCCGGCGGCACCGCAGATCCGGAAGCCCTTGACCTGCTCTCGCGAGCCCTGCGGCCGTACATCCTGCGCCGAACGAAAGCCCAGGTCGCCCCCGAATTGCCCCAGCGCGTGGAGCAGACGGTGTTTGTGGACCTTCGCGAGGACGACCGCCGACGCTACGATGAGCTGCGCGACCACTACCGCAGCACCCTGCTGGGACGCATCGAGACCGAAGGGATGGGACGCGCGAAGGTGCACGTCCTGGAGGCACTCCTTCGCTTGCGCCAGACGGCCTGCCATCCGGGGTTGGTGAACCCCGGCTTCGCCGGCGCGGGCTCGGCCAAGCTCGATGTCCTCGAAGAGAGTGTCCTGGAGGTGGTGGAAGAGGGGCACAAGGTGCTGGTCTTCTCGCAGTTCACCAGCTTGCTCGCCATCGTGCGCCAGCATTTTGATCGAGCCGGACTCGTCTATGAATACCTCGACGGGCAGACGCGAGATCGTGAAGCGCGCGTGACGCGCTTTCAGGAGGACCCGGACTGCCACGTCTTCCTCATCTCCCTCAAGGCCGGCGGGCTCGGGCTCAACCTCACGGCGGCGGACTACGTGTTCCTGCTCGACCCCTGGTGGAACCCGGCGGTGGAGGCACAGGCGATTGATCGCGCACACCGCATTGGACAAACTCGCCCGGTGATGGCGACCCGGCTGATTGCGCGCGACACGGTGGAGGAGAAGGTGCTGCAGCTGCAGGAGCGCAAGCGTGACCTTGCCGACGCGATCCTGCGTGCGGAAGATGGGCCCCTGTCTTCTCTGACACGGGAAGACCTCGAATTGCTCCTGACCTGA